TATCGCAGGAGGCAATAGTGATCAAACAAGAATGCGGAGGCACTATTTCCTAAATGCTGGAAAGAAATTCAAAACGGGTCCAAATGGCCAAAGTTTATGGGTAGCTATACCATCTTTTAACATAACTTATTCTTCTGGCTCTCCACTTGGTGTGGATCTTAATCTTCGTTACGTATGGGACGAAAAGTTTTGGTTAGGGGGAACATATAGAATTCAAGACGCAGTCGCTGCCATGATAGGATTTAATGTATGGCGTTTAGGTATTGGATATTCTTACGACTACACTCTCTCAAAATTACATGAATTCAGTAATAATTCTCACGAAGTAATCCTAGAACTTCGACTCAGAGACGAAAGAGAGAAAAACAAGCCCTGTCACGCTTATTATTAATTCTCTTTTTTCACGAACAATTTCCAAGAACATTTCGTATTCAACAACCTATCAATCAGTTGAATTATACTGAATTTAAAGTGAATCATTAGATGAAGAAGTACGATTTGTGTATTATTGGAGGTGGTCCTTCTGGTTATGCCGCTGCAATGCGAGCTGTTGATCTCCGCAAAAAGGTAATTCTTATTGAAAGGGATAAAATTGGCGGTGCTGGTATTTTTAACGGTGCACTCACTTCCAAAACGATGTGGGAGCTTTCAACCAGATATTACAGCATTAAAAACGAATTCCCTTTAGGAGATCAAGAGAAATTCGATCTAAGCTTCGACCATCTTAATAAAACTGTAGGGGAAGCGGTTTATGATCGAAAAACACAACTTCAAGTACATATCAAGCTTTTAGAAGAAAAATATGGTGAATATTTCACCTATGAGAGAGGTCACGGCGTGCTTTTAAATAAAAACGAGGTACTAATTACAAAGAAGAATAAGGCACTTGAAA
This genomic stretch from Flavobacteriales bacterium harbors:
- a CDS encoding FAD-dependent oxidoreductase → MKKYDLCIIGGGPSGYAAAMRAVDLRKKVILIERDKIGGAGIFNGALTSKTMWELSTRYYSIKNEFPLGDQEKFDLSFDHLNKTVGEAVYDRKTQLQVHIKLLEEKYGEYFTYERGHGVLLNKNEVLITKKNKALE